The DNA window CGAGGTCGCCTCCGGCTGCGATGTCGTCCGCACCGGCCGGGAGTACCCCGACCTCATCATGCTCGGCGGGCTGGACAAGCGCGTGCTGGCCAAGACGAAGGCGGACATTGACGCGATGGTCGAGCGGATCGTGCCGACGATGCGCGAGCGCGGCGGCTACATCCCCACCATTGACCACGGCACACCCGAAGAGACGCCTTACGAGAACTACCTGTACTTTCGACAGAGGATGGTGGAGCTGGGCGGATGAGTGGCGAGTGGCAAGTGCCAGGTGGCAGGCAGCGACGCCAGGTGAGGTGACGCATGAGGAACTTCCTGATTGCTGCTCTCGTGTTGGGCGTGGCCGTGACGATGGCGTTCGGGCAGCCCGCGAAGCCGGCGCCGGCAGTGCCCGCGCCGCCGACCGTAGCTCCGCCCGTCCCGCTCCCGGCACCGACGGCGCCGGGGCCCGCCTCACCGGCGCAGGAACTCGCCCTCCGCAGCCCCGAGGTGGCCTGGCTGCTCTCTCTCCCCCGCCTGCTGGGCAAGCCGCTGACGTTCCTGGTGGCGTTCCTGTTCGTGGGGCTGGTCTTCGGCCTCTTGGTCCGGCGCGCCATCTCGCCTCGCCCGGGCGGGGAGGCCCATTACAGCGATGCCCTCGACGACCGAACCAGGCGGCGCCTGGCCATCGGCAACCTGGTGGTCTGGACGGTGGCCTTGCTGGCGGGCTGTGAAGCCGCGGGCCTCCAGTGGTTCACGAGCCTGCTTCAGATGGTCCTCGAGTTCGTCAAGGGGCTGTTCGGCCTCATCGGGGCCATCATCGGCGGGCTCTTCTGGGTGATCGCTGCCATGGTGATCGCCTACGCGCTCAGCCCGAGGGGGCAGGACCTCGTGCTGGGACTGCTGGGGTGGGCCTGGCTGCGGCACTCGGGGAGCAAGCCCAAGCCCGACCAAGAGTTCGATCTGGGCGGCGGCGCGCGGGGGCGCATCACCAGCACGGACTTCCTCCACAGCACGCTGCAGACGACAGACGGGCGGACGCAGACCGTCCCCAACGCCTGGCTGATGCGGACCTACTTCAACTGGGACCGGCTGACGTGGGGCGCGACCGAAGCCCCGCCCAAGCCGCCAGTGCCGCCACCCCCGGGGTCGGTGTAGGGGCATCGCGAGGCCCTGAGCAAAGGGAGGAGGCCCTGCGGGCCGCCGAGTGTCCTGCGGACGCTACAGTCCTGACGCCGACAGCCCGGCAAGGGTAGAGCCGTGGGGCCCGCCGCACACGGCGCGGCACCCACGGCCTTCCCGATTCCCGCCTCTACTTCCTCACCCTCACCAGCACCCGCAGGTTCTTGAGCGAGTACGACCCGGCGTTTCCGGCGAAGGTCCAGTCTGGGTTCTTGCCGGTGCTGTTGCCGATTCCGAGGTCCGCCGACCCGCCGGCGACCCAGTGGTTGAAGGCGAAGATCGTCTGCTTGGCCTCGAAGTTGCCGACCTGCATGGAGCCGTAGCCGTCCTCCGGCGTGGTGCACTGGTCGCCGAAGTCCCAGACCTCATTCGAGGCGCCAGGGATGCCCGCGGCGTTGACCGGGCCGTAGTTGTGGGGCCAGAACTCGATGCAGCCGCCCTTCAGGCCACTCCCCGGCGCGATGCCCTCGACGTTGCTCACCACGTTCAGATTCGTGACCTTCTTCTGGAAGTTGGCCTTCGAGGCGAGGGTCGGCACGCCGATCTTGCCCAGGTCATCGGTGAAGGCGTCCATGGAGCAGTACACCCACTGCACAGGGCCTTCGGCGCTCTGTAGCTCGAGGAAGTACGCGATGCGGTCGAACGGGCCGCCGATCTGCGGGCGGTTGTCCAGGTCGTACTTGATCTCCTTGCCGGCCTTGCCCAGGTCCAGCGCGTAGACGAGCTGGTACTCCTTCGCCTCGCCGACGTTCAGCGCCAACAGGTCGCGAACCGGCACGTCGCCCGCGCGGAAGGCGCCGGCGGGGAGCCCCTCCTTGTTCATCAGGTTCGGCGAGGCGTCGCGGTGCCAGGCGAAGCGCATGGCGACCGGCTCCTTTACCCCGGCCGCTGACAGCACGACGGCGTTGCTCTCGATCAGCGTGTCGGCCTTCACGAACTCCGTGTCCTTGCCGATGATCTCGAACATGTCCGGGGCCTTGCCGTCGCGTGTGGTCAGGCCACTGCCGACGTTGTCGAACGTGACGCGCAGCTTGCCCCCCTCGATGGCCAGGGTCTTGAACGTCGGGCCGGTGTAGACGAGGTCCTTGCGCCCGTAGGTCTTCGCGAGGGCCCACAGGGCCAGCCGCTTGCCGACGTCCTGCTTGTTCTTGGGGTGGATGTTCGTCAGGTCGCCGATGTCGTGGATCACGACCTGACCCGTGTTCGGTATGCCCTGTGCGGCGGTCTGGGCTTCCCAGAAGGTCGGCAGGATGAAGGGGTCCTCATTGCCGTACACGTACGGCGCGATCTGCACGTAGTAGAAGGGGAAATCGCCCACGCCGAAGAGCTGCCGCCAGCCGCCGATGAGCGCCTCCATTTTGTCCCGGTAGCGCATCCCCTCGCGGTGGTTCGCCTCGCCCTGGTACCAGATGGCCCCGCGGATGGCGAAGGGCAGCAGTGGGTAGATCATGCCGTGGTACAGCGTACTGGCCCCGCCGGGGCCGACGAGGGGCTTGAGGCCGGCCGGGTACTCCGGGGCGGGCTCCAGGGGCTTCTGGGCCGCCAGGGCCTCACGGGCCGTCTTGGTCCAGGCGTCCAGCCGGGTCAGGTAGTCGCCCAGCGTCTGTTTGTAGGCGTCCGAGCGCGGGTCAGTGAGCATGACCTGCTTGTAGATGGGTTCCAGGGAGGGCACCCGTGCGAAGCCTTCAGGCGGTGTCCAGGGGTCAATGGAGGTGCCGCCCCAGGAGCTGTTGACCAGGCCGATGGGCACCTTCAGCTCCTGCAGCAGGTAGCGCCCGAAGAAGTAGCCGGCGGCGGTGAAGCTGCCCGCCACTTCCGGC is part of the bacterium genome and encodes:
- a CDS encoding mechanosensitive ion channel family protein, with the protein product MRNFLIAALVLGVAVTMAFGQPAKPAPAVPAPPTVAPPVPLPAPTAPGPASPAQELALRSPEVAWLLSLPRLLGKPLTFLVAFLFVGLVFGLLVRRAISPRPGGEAHYSDALDDRTRRRLAIGNLVVWTVALLAGCEAAGLQWFTSLLQMVLEFVKGLFGLIGAIIGGLFWVIAAMVIAYALSPRGQDLVLGLLGWAWLRHSGSKPKPDQEFDLGGGARGRITSTDFLHSTLQTTDGRTQTVPNAWLMRTYFNWDRLTWGATEAPPKPPVPPPPGSV
- a CDS encoding sialate O-acetylesterase, producing the protein MRSYRLAVAALAVVAVSAAHADVRLPHIFGSHMVLQRDIAIPVWGWADQGEAVRVQLGDKAAVTATPGEGGKWVAKLPAQPAGGPFTLTVSGKNQVVLEDVLIGEVWLCSGQSNMQWTVSASNNATEEIANANHPQLRHIAVPRVPSGYPAADFDGAWQVCTPEVAGSFTAAGYFFGRYLLQELKVPIGLVNSSWGGTSIDPWTPPEGFARVPSLEPIYKQVMLTDPRSDAYKQTLGDYLTRLDAWTKTAREALAAQKPLEPAPEYPAGLKPLVGPGGASTLYHGMIYPLLPFAIRGAIWYQGEANHREGMRYRDKMEALIGGWRQLFGVGDFPFYYVQIAPYVYGNEDPFILPTFWEAQTAAQGIPNTGQVVIHDIGDLTNIHPKNKQDVGKRLALWALAKTYGRKDLVYTGPTFKTLAIEGGKLRVTFDNVGSGLTTRDGKAPDMFEIIGKDTEFVKADTLIESNAVVLSAAGVKEPVAMRFAWHRDASPNLMNKEGLPAGAFRAGDVPVRDLLALNVGEAKEYQLVYALDLGKAGKEIKYDLDNRPQIGGPFDRIAYFLELQSAEGPVQWVYCSMDAFTDDLGKIGVPTLASKANFQKKVTNLNVVSNVEGIAPGSGLKGGCIEFWPHNYGPVNAAGIPGASNEVWDFGDQCTTPEDGYGSMQVGNFEAKQTIFAFNHWVAGGSADLGIGNSTGKNPDWTFAGNAGSYSLKNLRVLVRVRK